The window taaatttttatccaCAAAATCCTTAACAAACTAGCGTAAGGACTAATATGACTAATGCTATAATCTTATTGATTGTTCTTACTACTATAATAGTCCTTAACAAAAGTAACGCTAACGACTAAGATAACTaacaaattttggtttcaaagatttattttatatatttttaattttagggaCTATTATGACTACTTTACAATCTTAGGGATTAAAATAGTAGTTTACTCGGAAAGGAAACTAATAATGTCGAGGTTGTTGGTTTAAGTATTATATTGctctgtttgttttcttttaatcctCATTCATGTACCTACTGGTACTGCGTACGGGGTACATGCACCTTCCTTAAGTGTAGAACTGTGACAAAACAAATCTGAAATTTTAGgcgaaatttatatttaatataatttatgaaatcTTGTGTTATGTTTTTATCAATTACGATATTATCAAACTCTTATAATTAAGTATTTCTAACATTTCACTATTCTTTGAGATAGTTAATATCAAATAAcattagaataattttaatttacaaaaattacgTTTAGCAGTAACAATaacgaaagaaaaaaaatatcacatttaTAATTAGTTGGAATGATACCATTTTTGTGTATCTGCAATATATTTCTGCTGTTAGGTCtagttcaatttaaattaagCATGATTGATGGTATTGCTTCAGCCATGAACGTTGTTTCAATGTTATTATTCAATTATCGTGTACTCACGTATTGCATTGTTCATAATGGCAGGCCCTCCTGTTTGAAATTGATAATGGTGCTAAATGCTACTACACCCTATGCATCCAAACCATAGTTGCTGGTATTGCTTGCTCTTGTCACTATTTGTGCACCTCTAGAAATGAAAATCTTCAGCAACTTAAAATTTGGATTCAAACAGAATGCCTAATATTCCTACATATATACAGAGGAGCAAATTTTCAACcattgtgttgttttttttcaGGGTAAATTGAAATATTGGATTAGATTAACCCACCCTTTTGCCAAATACTAAAGTCCTTGTCTTCTTGTTGGCTAGCAAAACATGCAATTATGAAGCATTTGACATTGAGATTGGCCATCATGCGGTGCAATGACAACTTCTGGAATCTCATGACTAATATGAAGGCCTACAAATCATTTATGGTCACTGTTGATCAGAAATGGTTCTAGGCACCGACCTTTTAAACTGGATGCTCTAATAATTATGAGTTGGTTGGAAAATTAGTGATTATATTAGCGCTGTCTTTCTCATGCCAAATAAAAAGTGCTTCCAAATGAGCACAAAGAAGAAGACTAGCACTGAAAGATAATAATTAacagattaattatttttcctctaTCCTGGTTTGGTATATGTTCTAAGCAATTTGTCAATTGCCATGATAGTCCTTTGTGATTGGCGGTAAACTGTAGCTGATGATGATGAAAGCATCAATGAAAATTCTTCACGTTGATCTAATCTTATTGAAAGATTTACTTGTTGCCAATTTGGACTCGTGGAACCCTTTTGTCTTGTCACATTACAACTCTATCACTATTTTTATGCAGGATAACATGATTTATGTTGGAATATCTAATCATGTTTCGTTTTTCTTTCTAGTTCACTGCTTCTGGACAAGTTCTTTTCTATAAACTGTATCTATAaacattttgttattattttctctttttagtgCTTGAATTGAATCTTTTCGTTAAACCTAAGAAATgcgaaaaaaaatagagataataaattaaaataaaataataagcgtaatgaaaaatataaaaaaatataataaaaatctcCTTACTGGTTCAAATTGATATTCCCATGCATTATGTATCCCCTATTAAGCATCTATAAGTGAAAACCAAAATGGTCTTCAACtttatgtattttcattttattgtaaTGTTTCACCTTCTTTTCTATCTTTCTCAATTAGCGTATATATCTTAATGTCATGTGAAACCAGACTGAACTGAAACAATATTGGCATTAGCTATTTTTCTGGCTGCCAACTGTTAATTCTCTTATGAAATCATGCATCATATGATTATTGTTAGATAGTCCTGTTTACTTTAATTTGTCTAATATCAGTTGATTATTGTTTAGTATAATCTTTCTGTTAATCTTCGATCTGTCAGTAATAATTTAGTGCATCAGAAACAAAAGGAAACTTTGTGTACAAATGGAAATCCAAGTGTCTGTTTTGTCCAGCGTAACTTAACTATAGATTTTTAAATATGCACacataacacatttttttatctgaAAAAACAGCATAAAAAAGGAGGATTCAGTCGTGATTGGAGTACCAGTAGAATTCACACTTGGAAAAATATGACTAGCTTTGTTTACAATTTAGCTAGAAGCAACTGCTATAAGATATGAAGAGGGAAGAAGAATCAATTTCAAAGAAATAGAGAATTCTCATATTTCAGGTATCAGGATATTGAGTTTCTCCACCTTCTAGTAGTCTTTCTGTTTTGTTCAAGTGAATCTGGAATCTTAGGAGAATCATCCTGATTTTCCACTAAATGTGTTGTCCTTCCAAGTTTGCTGAGTTTCTTCCACCCACTGCTCCACGCAGAAGTATGCTTCTGCTTTAGCATCTTATCAAATTGTTTCTGCAAACTAGCCAGATCATTTTGAAGCTCCATGTACTTGGCTTTCACACTCTCAAGCTCAAACTTTAGTGTGTTGATGTCTTTTTTAGCAGCTGTCCATCCTTCTTGGAATGATTGTGGTGTCCCTTCAAGAAGTGTTTTCCGGTTTGTAACCATTGCATGACTCTCAGATTCAACATCTTTCACAGAACTGCTGGCTAGTGCATTGCTTATCTTTACCTGTTCAGCGAATAGAACTTGCACAACAACCCTTAATGGAAGCCTTTCATTTTGGGCAGCATGAAGGCAAGCATCAATGGAGAGTTTTTGACAATCCATTACACGGCATAGTCGCTTCCTTTCATGCTCAGAAAGTGTAGGGTGTGCCTGTTAATTTGTTGCACATGTAAGAAATTCAGAAGCTAAGCTACTACACATTCCTACTCATCCTTCTACAATGAGCGATTGATCAAGAACTCATCAAGATATTTTCTCAGAAGttcttatttgtttgttttttatcatCCTTGCCAAACCAATAGATATAAAACCAACCttatgtgtttgtgtgtgtacaAAAAGAAGAATCATTTTACCATGGAGTTGTTTGATTTTATATCTGGTGATAACTCTGTGATATGGTAAATCAAATGTATTGCCACTGAAAGAAAGATCCACCAATCAATTTTTCCCTTTATTGTGATGAGAACAAGCAGCATGCTAAATTTCCAAGGTGGCATGaaatccaattttttatttcaaatttcaccATGCCTGTTTTACCAAAATTCCTAGTATAATCAATAATGAGATGCAACTCTAggtaattcaaaatctttagaaaacaaattataacattaaaaatataaaactaacctTCTGtgtataaataaaacataaaaaattattttgctaGGGAATTGATTGGTCTTATGTTTAATGATCTTCTATctgtgatatatttttttcttaaccacATATATCTTAACTTCTACCGCAAACAATCTTGTTCGAGTCGGGTAAGGCCACTCTTATATCTGTGACATAGGCACACATATCCTAAATCTGGTTAGTTCATGGGAGAATCAGGAAACAGTATTCTCTAGATCAAATATATCGCCAATAACAAACAGAGCCACTAATCAACTTTTCCCTTCTTTGTGATGAGAACAAGAAGCCTGCTATGGTAGCATGAATGAaatccattttttaatttcaaatttgaccacaatgttttatcaaaatttcaagTAATAATGAGGTGCAACACTAggtaattcaaaattattaaaaaagaggAGGTTAAATaacagtttttgttttaattttcccAAGAAATTACCTTAAGATAGGAATCAATTGCTCTGTAAAGTCCATCATCACAGGTCCTAGCTGACTCAGGCAAAGCCTCTGCAAGTACCTGAAACTTGGTAAGGGAAAGGTTCCTATCTCTGGACACCTCTGTAAGATAACTGTCAACAAGCCTTGCCACTCTTGCCTTGGCATTTAGGATGCATCCCATTCCCATTCCCATTCCCATATGCTGTTTATCAGAAAAGGAATTTCTGCTTGGACTTGAACTTTCAGTCTGTTCCTGAACAATAAAATGCTCTAACAGCCTCTGAACAAGATCCACATCATACATAGTCTCTCCTTTATTATAAGAAGGAATCAAAAGATCAGCCAGTGTAGCCTGCTCAAACTGCATTCCCACCCTTTTCTCTAACTCAGTGACCAGTGCAGGTGCAACCTTTAACATGATTGCCATTCTCAGCAGCCTAAGAAGGAAGCTGCATGAGACACTGTCCTTCTGAGGTGGAATAATGCTGACAAGGCTCTCTATGATCATCCTTTGCTCTTTAGCTTGAAGACTTGAAGTGTTGTCATCTTTTGTTCTAGTCACAACCATATGAAGTCCACTTTTCCAGCTACCGCCGCCACTACTACTACTGTTACTCAAGCTGCAGTTGCTTGCTTCATCACCAGGGGTTGCTGTGTCACTAATCAATCCCGGTAGCCACTTAGTTGCATAATGCATTATTGAAGCACCAACCAATTCAAATCTCATGCCCTTTACCTTGATGGCAGTGATGACTCTAACAAAGTGATCAATCCTAAGGATTGAGGCATCTTCAAACCACCAATCTGGAGGAACCTGCTGGTTCCTACTTGGGCTTGAGTCCTTCATATCATTCCATTTTGGGCTAGAAATTTTTGCAGTTCTTCCAGTGTAGGACCACCTTATCCCTTTGGGATTGGCGCAAGCTTTCCAAGCGATGGACTCGCTGCATCTGCgaacaatttgaaggttttcCGCCCAAGGTGACAGCTTCTCGCAGCTTTTCAACACTACTATGGAGTCTCTCCATGAAGACAAAACAACATAGCTAAGGAATGCTTCTGCCTTGAATATAAGATTCCCTTCCTCAAGGTCCTCAGTCATTTCAAGGTACTCTGCCGCACATCTTAGACCTGAGATGTTGCCTGCTGTTAAATCAACAGCAATTCCATAGCAGAACTTGGCCGCAAGCTCAAAAGCCTCttccccaccagggatatcatCCATAACTATCTTATTCAAATCTGGGTCGTGGGATTCGTATATGACTCTACTCAGCTTTCCACTTCGAGATACCAAGGGATACTTTCACACCAAAAGGGGGAAGAAGAAAAGTAAACAACAAAACTCAACAGCACAAATGAATAGTTTCTGATctcttaatatataaaaagcAATGGAAATCACGAAATTTCGAACCTTGGGCAAGAAAAATAGATAGCTACCTTGTGCAAGTGAAAGTTAGCTTCTCCAATTTGAACAAGAAAGTCACTTGGAATATCAGTAGCAACATACCTGCATGAAAATTAGAGACTAGAATTTTAAGCAGCTCACATGCTCTATAACTATAAATAAAGCTAGTTTTTCAAGACATAAAGTGGATAAATAATTTACTAGTACAAACAATATTAGCAGAACTTCCAATCTTATTTTCTACCTGTGTACTAAAATTTGGATTCATAGTCAATTAGTGGTTGTGACAGCTTCAAAGGGTACTACTAATTATGAATTTAACTAACATACCAAGAGTGGCCTCTTTGCACAAATCCTTCTGTCTTGACACCATCGTTAGTTGAAGTGAGAAGTCCACCCCCATATTTGTGTGTTGCAGCCGACTCACTCTCAGATTCCCACATACTGAAAACCAGATTCACAGAATGCAGTACTCTAGAATTTTTCTTGGGACAGTGCCTTTaactaacaagaaaaaaaaaaaaaaaaaaaaaaagagggggcAGAGAAAAAAGAATAGCAGAGTGACTAGGCAAGCACAGAATTCAGTGAAAGGAGTAGGGAGCCACATGGGAtggttggaaacttggaattATTAGTCATGTTAAAATTGTCGGTTTCTTCtctcaaaaaaatttcaaggacCTCTTACAGGCTGTGCTGAAATGGGCATTAATCAGTTTTATTGTGATTTGTGAATGATCATCAAAGTTTCTGTTTGTTCCAGCTTTGGATTTTTGGTACTCTTCTGAGTCAATGCTCAAAGACAGCCAGTTTCAGTTTCTTTATGCCTCACCAGTGTGACCACTGACCATACATATCCATCTTTTTCAGCTCagtatctttattattttaagatactGAATTTGATACATCCATACACACATAATTCCTTTGACGATGAAAATTGCTCTTCAGTAACAGAATTTGGGGGTTTACGATATAGCCAATTGATTACCAACATGGACAATTGATTACTGATGATCCCACCATTTGGCTTTTCTACGTTTAATCAGagtcaaagtaaaaaaaaaaaaaaagaaaaaaaaagagagagagaaagcctTACTTAGCATAaacaaatcttttctttttttccctataAGGGATTAAGCAGTTGTCTTTAAGGGACCATTCTGTAAGTCGGaaataaatagaaagaaagtgaaatgagataaaattttaaattaaggtAAAGCGTAAAAATGTGAATTCCACATTATtttactgttattttttttttctctctctgtcCAAACAAATGGAACCTAAACGAGAatagattttgaaaaaataaaagtgaaaggaaaaacaagtgGCGGTGAATGGAAGGCAAAATGACTAGTATTATTTGTGGCATATGTTTTGTCCTAGTGATACCAACATGTACAATTGGTGTTTTCACGACCCTTCAACTTTGTAATAACTGTCTATTTGGTATATTTGGGAATTGCAAATGAATGTAGAAGTTACAGCTTTTGTAAATTAACGTTTTTTGTTGCAACATTCTTCTATCCTCTGTATCCTGTCTTAAAGCAGTTGTTACGTACACTTGTACGTGTATGAGAAGAAGCAAAAGTTGCCGTTACTGGGAAACAGTTATGTTAGGTGAAATTTTTTACGATTTTTTTCATCTCTCTATTTCATCTCATTATATCTTAGTAACATTTTAACTTCAGCAAATGTCTAGGgagatatttatatatatactaatcttattttattatataaatgaaaaccactttattatgtttttttcaagaaatcaaattaatatataaatataaaaacagcattaatttgatttgaaattgaagaaaatagtataattataacaataataaaataagtttttatttgaatttgaagataatgacatattaataataacagtaataaataatataatttaactcaattttttaaaaataattgttacaatttaaaacaaaaatatattttaatgaaaattaggaaaatattaaaacatcaaTCACACTCATATATTATTGTGTGTTAATATCACTGCATAACAatggaaaagagagaataaaaaagtgAACCAATTGAGAGAAGGAAAAGAATCCAaagtaaatattcaaatttatattaggAGTATTTATCgtttctatctttctttttttgtttctttcttaattgtaatttttttaataaaaatatattatgggaGCAGATTTTCTCAACGCTGAATGTAACAAACCTTAAGTTTGTGTCATGTCAACAGAAAAAGCACACACAAAAacgtattttttttcatatcacTAGATTCGAATATTGTCTTTCCGAAAAAGAAGCATATGAAATCATTAGAGACTGCATTGTTTATGCTTTGTTATATGAAAGCAAACTTTTGGTTGTGTTTCATACTAAATTTTGTGTTTCAACATGGACAGATACGCATAGTAGTGTCATGTTTGTCTCTTTAGGACGTACTTTACCCAATTGTCGCCACAGAATAGTATCCCCCAAAATGCATGGTTTCACTTTTGGATAATATTATTCATAGAGTAtagcaaaaatttaaaataaaagaaagaaatggagaaagagagataaaatgaatgatatggttaaagaaatttgaaaactttgaataaaaagaacattattttgtattttcctATGCAGAAATTAGATCCACTATAATTATTAGAGGGtacttataacttataagttataacatgcctggtattttaagtttttcacttttttgcagaatgtttttaattagtttcatGCACAGGATTCTCTATCATATATGCTTGGTTAAGTAATATGCACCGATAAAATTCTTATTgaatttaatcgattaaaaatGAATAGAAATGGAAGATAGTATTTTATTGAAAGGACATGGATGATGGATGGATGTAAAACTTGTTTCAAAATTGTTAACTTTTGAACTCAAGAGTCAAGGCTATAGATGAGTAttctcataataattttaattaattattatgtactgatttcatttctatttttgtttaacatttttggTCACAAAACTGAAGgacaattgaaaataaatgagGCAAAAAACAAATGCGACCAATTCAGATATAGATGTCATTCTTGAAGTCACATCTGATTTTGTTGGGGCAACCCATGCATATTGAAAACTTCCCCCACATAAGTAGATATGCTTTGCCATTATATGTACAAGCTGAATCATGGATGCTGTAGATTCGTGATAATTTTCTTTTCGGTTGGTGTTCCTGATTTATAAGCCTAGCTAGCCAGTGAAAAtacttgaaagagaaagtgttTGTGGATTGCATGGTGGGTGTTGTGCCGCGTAGGCTCAAACTCTTTCGCCCACATGCTTTTGACCAAGCTTCGTACGTGTGAATTTTAACCCTAACTGGCAGCTGCAAATTGGATGTGCTTCTCACACCTGTTTGTCCTAGatgttttattcatattttatacttttttatttgtacacaaatacaattatataaatgcaaatgttattataattaatattaaacgtTGCGGGGAGGATCTGTTTAGGAAAAAATCTTGAATTCGATcatgtcctgtgtaaaaatatttcaaactaACGTCAGTTATGAAATTACCAAGGAGATTAGACATTGATTCACTTAGCTAAAAGATACTTGTGCCaagaacagaaaaaataaaaataaaaaaaatctcgcATCATGTTCATAATATTTAGCCAatctgaatttttatttttttatcaagagcAATCTGAGTATTTATGAATTGCTAGTACCGTATTGCAGCAATCATTCAATTACCAGTGTAATGCACGAATTGTTTCGGTTCACCCATTATTGTTTCgtgttatatatgattttttaaagtaataattGGAAAAGCTAATAATTTTATCACATCATAATTATGATTGGATGATcactaatatattttaattaaattaatattttttcatataatcgCTTTTCAATTTGAGATAGAAGTACATAATATGCGTATTAAATGTAGATCCATATACACCATAGaccaaaataaacaaacaaatgtttattttatccaTACCCCAATGAACAACAACAATCTTAACGCAAATCAACCTACTTCTATAAAATCTCCAATTTCCTCTGCCGAACTTTCTCCAAGATCGAAGAAATTGGCTTCTGAACCAGAGGAGCGGGTTTTACTTCAAGGAAATGATTAGTTAGGGTGGTTGATTAATTACTGTATGATTTATTCTCTTGTAACTAATTACTCGTATTAATTGTATGCACTCGAGTACATGAACCAAGCTTTCACAGTCCCTACTTACTCAAGTGTAAGCATCATTCTTGGAGCCACGTCAATACATCCCAAATAGCACAATAATAACCTGTATGGTCGTGACGAGAGGCCATTTGACTTTTTTGCCCAAGCTGTTCCAATCAGTACATTTTCTTGTACTTAGAGTAGAAACCATTTTGATGCGGTCAGGGACAACGAGGAGAAagatcaaggaaaaaaaaaacccacgtTGATAAAGGATTGAACAAAACTTAGATGCAGTTGTGATTAAAAGCTCGTATTAAAAGTCAACAttgattatcaaaataaattcctattttgattagaaaacaaaatcaaaagtaaCTCTATAAATACCTCTAAGTTCTGTCCTAAATGATTACCAATTcaattagtaaaatatttaatattatgagTGGCAGTAGAGACGACATGAATGTGAAGACCAGTTGTGAATTGGAATCTAAAAACTGTTACACTATCAGAACTAGCTAGAAGTAGGTAGTGGTTCATGGTGACTGTTTCAATCAACAGAAAGAATAAACAGTAGAATTTATTGACCTATTGAACAGGAAAGCTCATTTGGAGTTCTCTTCCTTTACTGGAAACACAAGGAAGGTGTCTGCATGACAATCGATAAGGGATTAGTAGCCAACATAATTTAGTACAACTACTACTATACTTACTAAAGCTAGATGAAGGTAGATCTAAGCTTAGATTAATATTTAATGGGCAGTTTGGgaattacaaaaacattcaaTGTTGGAGTTGGGGTCCTCATAATTCTGTTTCCGATTCATTCATTAGCCTCCTTTTCCCAACACAAAAATTCATGTCCAAGGAAATATCAATGTTACGATTTGGTAGAGACAAAAAGATATCTTTGTGGATATCTTTGTGACAGGAATGAGGAAGAAGTGCAGCGGGAATTGCCACTCTCCaaggaatttcaaaatttgaatgttAATCCAAAGGTTTGGTAGAGACAAAAagatatctttttaaatttataacttttataaatgtaatagatctcaaactaattaatattaGCTAGAGTTCCATCTTAGCAACACTTGATGACCTTTAAAATGCAAATTAAATTGCTTACGAAGGCAAACTCcgatatcaattaaaataaaaatatcacaagcatataaatataa of the Glycine max cultivar Williams 82 chromosome 13, Glycine_max_v4.0, whole genome shotgun sequence genome contains:
- the LOC100820028 gene encoding root phototropism protein 3 isoform X2 produces the protein MDDIPGGEEAFELAAKFCYGIAVDLTAGNISGLRCAAEYLEMTEDLEEGNLIFKAEAFLSYVVLSSWRDSIVVLKSCEKLSPWAENLQIVRRCSESIAWKACANPKGIRWSYTGRTAKISSPKWNDMKDSSPSRNQQVPPDWWFEDASILRIDHFVRVITAIKVKGMRFELVGASIMHYATKWLPGLISDTATPGDEASNCSLSNSSSSGGGSWKSGLHMVVTRTKDDNTSSLQAKEQRMIIESLVSIIPPQKDSVSCSFLLRLLRMAIMLKVAPALVTELEKRVGMQFEQATLADLLIPSYNKGETMYDVDLVQRLLEHFIVQEQTESSSPSRNSFSDKQHMGMGMGMGCILNAKARVARLVDSYLTEVSRDRNLSLTKFQVLAEALPESARTCDDGLYRAIDSYLKAHPTLSEHERKRLCRVMDCQKLSIDACLHAAQNERLPLRVVVQVLFAEQVKISNALASSSVKDVESESHAMVTNRKTLLEGTPQSFQEGWTAAKKDINTLKFELESVKAKYMELQNDLASLQKQFDKMLKQKHTSAWSSGWKKLSKLGRTTHLVENQDDSPKIPDSLEQNRKTTRRWRNSIS
- the LOC100820028 gene encoding root phototropism protein 3 isoform X1 — protein: MWESESESAATHKYGGGLLTSTNDGVKTEGFVQRGHSWYVATDIPSDFLVQIGEANFHLHKYPLVSRSGKLSRVIYESHDPDLNKIVMDDIPGGEEAFELAAKFCYGIAVDLTAGNISGLRCAAEYLEMTEDLEEGNLIFKAEAFLSYVVLSSWRDSIVVLKSCEKLSPWAENLQIVRRCSESIAWKACANPKGIRWSYTGRTAKISSPKWNDMKDSSPSRNQQVPPDWWFEDASILRIDHFVRVITAIKVKGMRFELVGASIMHYATKWLPGLISDTATPGDEASNCSLSNSSSSGGGSWKSGLHMVVTRTKDDNTSSLQAKEQRMIIESLVSIIPPQKDSVSCSFLLRLLRMAIMLKVAPALVTELEKRVGMQFEQATLADLLIPSYNKGETMYDVDLVQRLLEHFIVQEQTESSSPSRNSFSDKQHMGMGMGMGCILNAKARVARLVDSYLTEVSRDRNLSLTKFQVLAEALPESARTCDDGLYRAIDSYLKAHPTLSEHERKRLCRVMDCQKLSIDACLHAAQNERLPLRVVVQVLFAEQVKISNALASSSVKDVESESHAMVTNRKTLLEGTPQSFQEGWTAAKKDINTLKFELESVKAKYMELQNDLASLQKQFDKMLKQKHTSAWSSGWKKLSKLGRTTHLVENQDDSPKIPDSLEQNRKTTRRWRNSIS